One part of the Rutidosis leptorrhynchoides isolate AG116_Rl617_1_P2 chromosome 1, CSIRO_AGI_Rlap_v1, whole genome shotgun sequence genome encodes these proteins:
- the LOC139899464 gene encoding uncharacterized protein, with amino-acid sequence MEAVSEITPLKLITEQTGDVMIRVKVHITWRKTYWKNPNSASSFEMVFVDSEGTKIRATLDKSVMTYFGSTFKEGNYYEVGSFRVGKDNDDVPLLDHQFKIHLLRGSRVRTTQAFDIQKDVFRVVNYADINQSLLKEDEIFDVVGKLVELKELRVTRSKGIETKCIEFQLQDLSGENIKCALWGQHASHLHEFVSALDDTFKNNVVMLIHNCRLKVWDDAPQVSNMLWGCRVYLNEAVAPVEQYKSLMVDTQMDPGVNQLTPTAINAGMKITTNVDRFTAPTPYLIEDALAISKPTTFVMLGRVLEIVKTEGWFGYKCNKCNGKVINRFDVDSESTMLECVQCEVVESYSPRIRLTLRVGDKSGNCYCVLFDGQLASMLNKSVNWLNKCAKSCADPSDYPPEVQQLENKKFAFMFNINSKNLEYINSGFTVNDVTNEDDVIEALEEKFKNKQSNDEFNDPTAFHSTPLNTFKVPKIEPASSSEVSVSTWTPGSSGQKRKSESPLEDEANETPTSGATKAIEDLKIPRLADF; translated from the exons ATGGAAGCTGTCAGTGAAATCACCCCGTTGAAACTCATCACTGAACAAACCGGTGATGTCATGATCAGAGTTAAAGTGCACATTACCTGGCGAAAAACATATTGGAAAAACCCCAATAGCGCATCATCTTTTGAGATGGTATTTGTTGATTCTGAG GGTACTAAAATACGGGCGACATTGGACAAATCTGTGATGACATATTTTGGTAGCACATTCAAAGAAGGAAACTATTATGAAGTTGGTAGTTTTCGTGTTGGCAAAGACAACGATGATGTTCCTCTTCTTGATCATCAGTTTAAGATCCACTTACTACGTGGATCTAGAGTACGAACAACTCAAGCTTTTGATATCCAGAAGGATGTCTTTCGAGTTGTCAACTATGCTGACATTAATCAATCTCTGTTGAAGGAAGATGAAATTTTTG ATGTGGTCGGAAAGTTAGTTGAACTAAAAGAGCTACGTGTCACACGCAGTAAGGGTATTGAAACAAAGTGTATTGAATTTCAACTCCAAGACTTAAG TGGTGAGAACATTAAATGTGCACTTTGGGGACAACATGCATCTCACCTTCATGAGTTTGTTTCTGCTTTGGATGATACATTCAAGAACAATGTTGTCATGCTTATCCACAACTGCCGACTTAAGGTTTGGGATG ATGCTCCCCAAGTTAGCAATATGTTGTGGGGATGTCGTGTTTACTTAAACGAGGCAGTTGCACCCGTTGAACAGTATAAGTCATT GATGGTTGATACTCAGATGGATCCGGGGGTGAATCAGTTAACACCTACTGCCATTAATGCTGGCATGAAAATCACTACTAATGTCGACAGATTCACTGCCCCCACCCCATACCTAATCGAAGATGCTCTTGCAATTTCAAAG CCAACAACATTCGTGATGCTTGGTAGAGTGTTAGAAATTGTCAAAACTGAAGGTTGGTTTGGCTACAAGTGCAACAAATGCAACGGTAAAGTCATCAATAGGTTTGATGTTGATTCTGAATCCACTATGTTAGAGTGCGTTCAATGTGAGGTTGTTGAAAGTTATAGTCCCAG GATTCGTTTAACATTACGAGTTGGTGACAAGAGTGGAAATTGTTATTGCGTGCTTTTTGATGGCCAACTTGCTAGCATGTTAAATAAAAGTGTTAACTGGTTGAATAAGTGTGCAAAAAGT TGTGCAGACCCTTCAGATTATCCGCCTGAGGTACAACAGCTGGAAAATAAAAAGTTTGCTTTCATGTTTAACATCAATAGTAAAAATCTTGAGTACATCAACTCTGGTTTCACTGTCAACGATGTTACAAatgaggatgatgttattgaagctTTGGAAGAAAAGTTCAAGAACAAGCAAAGCAACGACGAGTTTAATGATCCTACTGCTTTCCATAGTACTCCGTTGAACACTTTCAAG GTACCTAAGATTGAGCCTGCCTCTTCTTCTGAAGTTAGTGTTAGTACATGGACTCCAGGCAGCTCTGGTCAGAAGCGTAAAAGTGAATCTCCTCTCGAAGATGAAGCAAATGAGACACCTACTTCTGGTGCTACAAAAGCAATTGAGGATTTGAAGATACCTCGACTTGCAGATTTTTAA